One Solanum lycopersicum chromosome 2, SLM_r2.1 genomic region harbors:
- the LOC138342079 gene encoding uncharacterized protein, with protein MAGDDRVHDEPVIIQENVNRVAKIGQEIDYNHPLFLSLSDFLMGLNDSYNQARSQILLMIPLPSINQAYAMVMGDESQRSVLAMNGVLGANPMSHTGNYESVMYNRTSGNQKFTRNCHLYCEVCKIRGHNKDNCWKIVGYPPEFKYKKKKPSEGGSAAYNVSTKENTQNDVLHAGSGQSEFKYGSDTNVYSHGKNSGSMDQVQSKTSQVDANHFTQEQYNHIVQMLAQHSPQVKQNSMSATTANTAGMTNSMAMNVSHKPNWIVDTGATNHMASNLELLNKLSVNKLGYNRTVQLPNGYETQVTHTGLSNISIGSIISNDLFTGKVKEIGREENGIYWLLNKDARRFISLAVQESKSEIVQYVLVLSSVDYLFRIAV; from the exons ATGGCTGGGGATGATAGAGTTCATGATGAACCAGTAattattcaagaaaatgtcAATCGAGTTGCCAAAATTGGTCAAGAAATTGACTACAATCATCCATTGTTCTTATCTCTATCAGAT TTTCTGATGGGGCTAAATGACTCATATAATCAAGCAAGAAGTCAAATATTGCTCATGATTCCATTACCTTCAATCAATCAAGCGTATGCTATGGTAATGGGTGATGAGAGTCAAAGGTCTGTGTTAGCTATGAATGGAGTTTTGGGTGCAAATCCAATGTCACATACAGGCAATTATGAATCTGTTATGTACAACAGAACAAGTGGAAATCAAAAGTTCACAAGGAATTGTCATCTGTATTGTGAGGTTTGTAAAATAAGAGGACACAACAAGGATAATTGTTGGAAAATAGTGGGATATCCTCCTGAGTTCAAGTATAAAAAGAAGAAACCCTCTGAAGGTGGGAGTGCAGCTTACAATGTGAGTACAAAAGAGAACACACAAAATGATGTACTTCATGCTGGAAGTGGACAATCTGAATTCAAGTATGGTTCTGATACGAATGTGTATAGTCATGGAAAAAATTCAGGTAGCATGGATCAAGTTCAATCCAAGACAAGTCAAGTTGATGCTAATCATTTTACACAAGAACAATACAATCATATAGTACAGATGCTAGCACAACATAGTCCTCAAGTCAAACAGAATTCCATGTCTGCCACAACTGCAAACACTGCAGGTATGACTAACTCAATGGCTATGAATGTGTCTCACAAACCTAATTGGATTGTGGACACAGGAGCCACAAATCATATGGCTTCAAACTTAGAGTTACTAAACAAGTTATCAGTTAATAAATTAGGCTATAATAGAACTGTTCAATTGCCTAATGGATATGAAACACAAGTTACACACACTGGTTTAAGTAATATATCTATTGGTAGTATTATATCTAAT GATCTCTTCACTGGGAAGGTGAAGGAGATTGGTAGAGAGGAGAATGGGATATATTGGCTACTAAATAAAGATGCAAGAAGATTTATCAGTCTAGCTGTTCAAGAATCTAAGAGT GAGATTGTGCAGTATGTCCTTGTGCTAAGCAGTGTAGATTACCTTTTCAGAATAGCAGTATAA